The Roseimicrobium gellanilyticum DNA segment CTTGGTAGCACGTTGGGACTGGCACTGCTGATTTACACTGCCTCAAAGAGGAAGAAGTTTGGCGTGGTGCGATAATTCGTCGAGATGGGCGATGAACAGGAGCGTCACTTCGCCTTCCACTCGCAGATGTACCCCTGCGTCCAGTCGGTGCTGTCTGCCACATCGACCCAGCCGCCTTTGGGGCCCAGGGCAACATAGTTCTCATTGCCTTTCACATCGTTTGGCTGGCCGCGGTCCCAAGCCTGGAAAGTCATGGCGGAGCCATCGATCCATTTCCACACTTCCGAGCGTTCTTTGCTGGCGCCGATCATGAGTTTCCGGCCATTGGCCAGTTTTTTCAGGAACGCCTGGGTTTCCTGATTGGGAATGATGGCCAATTGCCCGCCGAGACGCTGGCATTTTCCCTGGCTGGCTTTCCATCCGGAGCCGTCGACGTAGGCCTTGTACCACTTGCCGTTGAAGTACACGGCGTCCTCGGGAATGCCCGCCGCCTTCTTGGGGTCGGCAGCGTGCAGAGAAGCCATCATCGAAAATATGCCGACGGCCGCGATCCAGGGGATCATGACCAGATGGACCGACAGAAACCGGCGTGTGAAAGAGGGAGCTGTATTCATGGCCTTGGA contains these protein-coding regions:
- a CDS encoding C-type lectin domain-containing protein, with the translated sequence MIPWIAAVGIFSMMASLHAADPKKAAGIPEDAVYFNGKWYKAYVDGSGWKASQGKCQRLGGQLAIIPNQETQAFLKKLANGRKLMIGASKERSEVWKWIDGSAMTFQAWDRGQPNDVKGNENYVALGPKGGWVDVADSTDWTQGYICEWKAK